The following are encoded together in the Iodobacter fluviatilis genome:
- the waaA gene encoding lipid IV(A) 3-deoxy-D-manno-octulosonic acid transferase, translating into MSRWLYRALLYCAFPFIFLYLLKRSKRQPDYRQHWLERLGFYRSSPNQAPLIWLHAVSVGETRAAAPLFAELKAQYPKHRLLITCMTPTGRATAQELFAEQAEIAYLPYDYPSAVGHFLKHYQPQFGLLMETEIWPNLIHCCAEHDIPLFLANARLSEKSLKGYQKIKYLVQPAVARLAGVLAQSQQDAARLQQLGSVHTAIVGNIKFDNLPNENAILQGKNWRVAIGRSKVLLLASSRDGEEALILDALTDWPADLLLIIVPRHPQRFASVEQLLTDRGLALLKRSQWDEKSIPSRVQVLLGDSMGEMTRYYAASDLAIIGGSILPFGSQNLIEACAIATPVLLGPSTYNFTEAAQAALANHAAWQGQDAISIIAQAQYLLAHPKVSRAMGEAGLVFAATHRGATQRLLSYLPK; encoded by the coding sequence ATGAGCCGCTGGCTATATCGAGCGCTGCTTTACTGCGCTTTTCCCTTTATTTTTTTATATCTACTTAAGCGCTCAAAACGCCAGCCCGACTATCGCCAGCATTGGCTAGAGCGGCTGGGGTTTTATCGCAGCAGCCCAAATCAAGCTCCCTTAATTTGGCTGCACGCCGTATCCGTAGGCGAAACCCGTGCAGCAGCACCACTCTTTGCTGAGCTAAAAGCTCAATATCCCAAGCATCGATTATTAATCACTTGCATGACGCCCACTGGCCGCGCCACCGCTCAAGAATTATTTGCTGAACAAGCCGAGATTGCCTATCTGCCTTACGATTATCCAAGTGCGGTAGGGCACTTTTTAAAACATTATCAGCCGCAATTTGGCCTGCTGATGGAAACCGAGATCTGGCCCAATCTAATCCATTGTTGTGCCGAACACGATATCCCGCTGTTTTTAGCCAATGCGCGTTTATCTGAGAAATCGCTCAAGGGTTATCAAAAAATTAAATATCTCGTTCAACCCGCCGTAGCACGGCTGGCTGGCGTATTGGCCCAAAGCCAGCAGGATGCAGCACGTTTGCAGCAGCTTGGCAGCGTTCATACCGCCATCGTTGGCAATATAAAATTTGATAATCTACCCAATGAAAACGCAATTTTGCAGGGTAAAAACTGGCGAGTGGCAATTGGGCGGAGCAAGGTTTTGCTACTGGCATCCAGCCGCGATGGCGAAGAAGCATTAATCCTTGATGCACTAACAGACTGGCCTGCAGACTTGTTGCTGATCATTGTACCGCGCCATCCACAGCGTTTTGCTAGCGTTGAGCAACTACTCACTGATCGAGGCTTAGCCTTACTAAAGCGCAGCCAATGGGACGAAAAATCTATCCCTAGCCGCGTGCAAGTCTTGCTTGGGGATTCTATGGGGGAAATGACCCGCTACTATGCAGCCAGCGATCTAGCCATTATCGGTGGCTCTATTTTGCCATTTGGGAGTCAGAATCTAATCGAAGCCTGCGCCATCGCCACCCCCGTATTACTTGGCCCTTCAACCTATAATTTTACTGAAGCCGCCCAAGCCGCCCTCGCCAATCACGCCGCATGGCAAGGGCAAGACGCCATCAGCATCATCGCCCAAGCACAATATTTATTAGCTCATCCTAAAGTGAGTAGGGCGATGGGAGAAGCAGGCTTAGTTTTTGCCGCTACACACCGTGGCGCTACGCAAAGGCTGCTTTCTTATTTACCAAAATGA
- a CDS encoding DMT family transporter, which produces MQKIAYLVLILLWSTTPLAINWSVQGVPFSLALAGRFGLAAALGLLVLLLSRKKIPRSSWPAAACAGASTALSMLCVYWASLTVSSGLVAVLFGLIPLATAGFSWLWLGLSLNRGELLAMAMGMTGLFIIFVEKLSLSGVAGVLAVLIAVLIQAAAAVKLKTLAVGQSPLAVNAGALAIAAVLLSIVCTMQTSSLAWNFPSQSMLAIAYLAVFGSVLGFSLYYWLIRECKPITVSLISIITPASALWMGHSLNAEVISGALIGGTACILLGLMVHLLAQPRREASPYHKVHFGK; this is translated from the coding sequence ATGCAAAAAATAGCTTATTTAGTTTTGATTTTACTTTGGTCTACCACCCCTTTGGCGATTAATTGGAGTGTACAAGGTGTGCCTTTTTCTTTGGCTTTAGCTGGACGTTTTGGCCTAGCCGCCGCGCTTGGCTTATTGGTTTTATTACTTAGCCGTAAAAAAATACCTAGAAGCAGCTGGCCAGCTGCTGCCTGTGCTGGAGCAAGCACCGCCTTGTCGATGCTTTGTGTTTATTGGGCGTCGCTTACCGTATCGTCGGGCTTAGTGGCGGTGTTGTTTGGATTAATTCCGCTCGCTACGGCAGGTTTTTCATGGCTTTGGCTAGGTTTAAGTCTAAACCGTGGCGAATTATTGGCGATGGCCATGGGGATGACAGGCTTATTTATTATCTTTGTAGAAAAGCTCAGTTTAAGTGGCGTAGCGGGAGTGCTGGCTGTGCTGATAGCCGTTTTGATTCAAGCCGCTGCTGCGGTAAAGTTAAAAACACTGGCTGTCGGCCAATCACCGCTGGCGGTCAATGCCGGTGCACTGGCGATTGCTGCTGTGCTGTTGAGTATTGTTTGCACCATGCAGACGAGTAGCCTTGCATGGAATTTCCCTAGTCAGAGTATGCTGGCTATTGCTTATTTAGCAGTATTTGGTTCGGTGCTGGGTTTTAGCCTGTATTACTGGCTGATCCGTGAATGTAAACCGATTACAGTATCGTTGATCTCCATTATCACCCCTGCTTCGGCCTTATGGATGGGACATAGCCTAAATGCTGAGGTGATATCAGGTGCATTAATTGGGGGAACAGCCTGTATTTTGCTGGGGCTGATGGTTCATTTGCTGGCGCAACCTCGTCGTGAGGCCTCCCCTTACCATAAAGTTCATTTTGGTAAATAA
- the waaC gene encoding lipopolysaccharide heptosyltransferase I, whose protein sequence is MFQTLIVRLSSMGDIIHNFPALSDLARHRPDIAIDWVVEESFADLPSLHPAVRSIIPTALRRWRKAPLKSKAEFLNFRAHIRSCKYDLILDSQGLIKSAFIAKQAIGPISGYDRQSAREGLASLVYHKQYSVARDQHAIQRNRQLSAHIFNYTIDNKIDYGLKVPQLDLPWLAKSRYAVLLSATSRRDKEWPEAHWIDLAKRLLELNIIAIFPWGSMLEQERSQRLAAAVPYALCPPRLNLAEAAYLLAGSQIVVGVDTGLAHLAAAVAVPVVAIFCASDPLLTGVLASTYAVNLGSNGAPPDLNSVWQATKDGLA, encoded by the coding sequence ATGTTTCAAACCCTAATTGTTCGTCTCTCCTCGATGGGGGACATCATTCATAATTTCCCTGCTCTTAGCGATTTAGCAAGGCATAGGCCCGATATTGCTATCGATTGGGTGGTAGAAGAGAGCTTTGCTGACCTACCAAGCCTGCATCCGGCGGTGCGATCAATTATTCCAACGGCACTGAGACGTTGGCGTAAGGCTCCACTCAAATCTAAAGCAGAATTTTTAAACTTTCGTGCTCATATACGATCATGCAAATATGATTTAATTTTAGATTCGCAAGGCTTAATTAAAAGCGCCTTTATTGCCAAACAAGCAATAGGCCCCATTAGTGGATACGATAGGCAATCCGCTCGTGAAGGTCTTGCCAGCTTGGTTTACCACAAACAATATTCAGTCGCGCGTGATCAACACGCCATCCAAAGAAATCGCCAATTAAGCGCCCACATATTTAACTACACTATCGATAACAAAATTGATTACGGCCTGAAAGTACCGCAGCTAGATCTGCCTTGGCTTGCTAAATCTCGCTACGCCGTTCTACTTTCTGCCACCAGCCGCAGAGATAAGGAATGGCCAGAAGCACACTGGATTGATTTGGCTAAGCGCCTACTAGAGCTAAATATCATCGCAATTTTCCCTTGGGGTAGCATGCTTGAACAAGAACGCAGCCAGCGCTTGGCAGCGGCTGTCCCATATGCGCTTTGCCCACCGCGTTTAAATCTAGCTGAGGCCGCATATTTGCTAGCAGGTAGCCAGATTGTAGTGGGCGTTGATACTGGCCTAGCTCACTTAGCAGCGGCTGTAGCAGTGCCCGTGGTGGCGATTTTTTGTGCGTCTGATCCGCTACTTACTGGTGTTTTGGCCAGCACTTACGCTGTAAACCTAGGCAGCAACGGCGCTCCGCCAGATTTAAACAGCGTTTGGCAAGCAACCAAGGATGGCTTGGCATGA